Proteins encoded in a region of the Thermocaproicibacter melissae genome:
- a CDS encoding UDP-N-acetylglucosamine 1-carboxyvinyltransferase, whose product MDKFVISGGHNLNGEVEISGAKNAAIAILPATILSDGVCRIENIPNITDVNSMTRILYDLGAKIRIPNKASIEIDPTPINTYIASEELARHMRGSYYLMGALLGRFHHAVVTMPGGCDFGVRPIDQHLKGFAALGAKYRIEGGMVDIYADKLVGNSIYLDVASVGATANIMLAAVRAEGNTIIENAAKEPHIVDLANFLNSMGADIRGAGTDVIKIFGVSKLNGTNYSIIPDQIEAGTYMVAAAATCGNVLVRNVIPKHLESISAKLEEMGVTVEEYDDSIRVCRNGKLHKCNIKTMPHPGFPTDMQPQIAVLLSLAEGTSIINESVWDNRFRYVEELKRMGAQISVDGKLAIVEGIDHFDAAPVKATDLRAGAALVIAGLCARGVTQIENIQQIERGYENIEGKLRKLGADIRRVHIPEPEAAQAI is encoded by the coding sequence TTGGATAAGTTTGTGATATCTGGCGGACACAACCTAAACGGCGAAGTTGAAATAAGCGGGGCAAAGAATGCGGCAATTGCAATTCTTCCCGCTACCATTCTTTCTGACGGCGTATGCCGTATTGAGAACATTCCAAATATAACCGACGTCAATTCCATGACGCGAATTCTATATGATTTGGGAGCAAAAATCAGAATTCCTAATAAAGCTTCCATTGAAATTGATCCTACTCCAATAAACACGTATATTGCATCAGAAGAACTTGCGCGCCATATGCGTGGTTCTTATTATTTGATGGGCGCACTCCTCGGGCGTTTCCATCATGCAGTAGTAACGATGCCCGGTGGCTGTGACTTTGGTGTAAGGCCCATTGACCAGCACCTGAAGGGATTTGCAGCACTTGGCGCAAAATACCGTATCGAGGGCGGTATGGTCGACATTTATGCAGACAAATTAGTTGGCAACAGCATTTACCTGGATGTTGCCTCTGTTGGTGCGACCGCTAATATTATGTTGGCGGCTGTTCGCGCTGAAGGAAATACCATCATTGAAAACGCGGCAAAAGAGCCGCACATTGTCGACCTTGCAAACTTTCTGAATTCAATGGGCGCAGATATTCGCGGCGCGGGAACCGACGTAATCAAGATCTTCGGTGTTTCCAAACTGAACGGTACAAACTATTCTATTATTCCTGACCAGATAGAAGCTGGAACTTATATGGTTGCAGCAGCTGCAACCTGCGGAAACGTGCTTGTTCGCAACGTTATTCCGAAACATCTTGAGTCTATTTCAGCCAAGCTGGAAGAAATGGGCGTAACGGTTGAAGAATACGATGATTCCATTCGCGTATGCAGGAATGGAAAACTGCACAAGTGCAATATCAAGACAATGCCGCACCCGGGCTTTCCGACAGATATGCAGCCTCAAATTGCCGTGCTTCTTTCCCTCGCCGAAGGGACAAGCATCATAAACGAAAGCGTATGGGATAACCGTTTTCGTTATGTTGAAGAATTGAAGCGCATGGGTGCTCAAATTTCCGTAGATGGCAAATTAGCGATTGTGGAGGGAATTGATCACTTTGATGCAGCGCCTGTAAAAGCAACTGACTTGCGTGCAGGTGCCGCGCTTGTAATTGCCGGTCTTTGCGCACGCGGTGTTACACAGATTGAAAATATTCAACAAATTGAGCGTGGATACGAAAATATTGAAGGAAAGCTTCGCAAGCTCGGTGCAGATATACGACGTGTTCACATTCCTGAGCCTGAGGCTGCACAGGCAATCTAA
- a CDS encoding S-ribosylhomocysteine lyase translates to MQKIASFCVDHTKLLPGIYVSRVDGDITTYDIRMVRPNTPPYLKNGELHTIEHLFATFARNSSYADRVIYFGPMGCRTGFYFLLRNVPQSEAVQLIIDIFQKIADYEGEIPGASAQECGNYLDHDLAGAKQRVSEFLPVIKDWTEAKLKY, encoded by the coding sequence ATGCAAAAAATTGCAAGCTTCTGCGTGGACCACACAAAACTTCTTCCCGGAATTTATGTTTCACGGGTCGATGGCGATATTACAACTTATGATATCCGCATGGTGCGCCCGAATACGCCGCCATACCTAAAAAACGGAGAACTGCACACCATAGAACACCTCTTTGCGACATTTGCGCGCAATTCTTCTTATGCAGACCGTGTGATTTACTTTGGGCCGATGGGGTGCCGTACCGGTTTCTATTTTCTGCTCCGTAATGTCCCACAAAGCGAAGCAGTACAGCTTATCATCGACATCTTCCAAAAGATTGCGGACTATGAAGGCGAAATCCCCGGGGCATCCGCGCAGGAATGTGGCAACTATCTTGATCACGATCTCGCCGGTGCAAAGCAAAGAGTATCTGAATTTTTGCCTGTCATCAAAGATTGGACCGAAGCGAAATTGAAATATTAA
- a CDS encoding amino acid ABC transporter permease, with the protein MSFFSELTDQLHQSFVEQGRYQYILDGLGNTLIITIFAVILGVILGTLVSLVKVAHSNDPSKLRILNGICSLYLTVIRGTPVVVQLMIMYYIILNGTAVNEITTAILAFGINSGAYVAEIIRSGIMSVDRGQMEAGRSLGLSQRTTMVKIIFPQALKNVLPAIGNEFIALLKETSVAGYIGIQDLTKGGDIIRSITYQAFTPLLSTAAIYLVIVVGLSALLTKFERRLRRSDYR; encoded by the coding sequence ATGTCTTTCTTTTCTGAACTTACCGATCAACTACACCAAAGTTTTGTAGAACAGGGCCGTTACCAGTATATTTTAGACGGCCTCGGGAACACGCTGATAATCACTATTTTTGCTGTTATCCTCGGCGTAATTCTCGGTACTCTTGTTTCACTTGTCAAGGTAGCACACAGCAATGACCCATCGAAATTGCGTATTTTGAACGGAATCTGCTCGCTGTATCTAACCGTAATCCGCGGAACTCCTGTCGTTGTTCAGCTGATGATTATGTATTATATCATCCTGAACGGGACGGCCGTCAACGAGATTACAACTGCAATTTTAGCATTCGGCATCAATTCCGGCGCATACGTTGCTGAAATTATCCGCAGCGGTATCATGTCGGTCGACCGCGGACAAATGGAAGCCGGACGCTCACTGGGTCTTAGCCAACGCACCACGATGGTAAAAATCATCTTCCCGCAGGCTCTAAAGAATGTTCTTCCGGCAATTGGCAATGAATTCATCGCACTCCTAAAAGAGACCTCCGTAGCCGGATACATCGGTATTCAGGACCTCACAAAAGGCGGCGATATTATCCGCAGTATCACATACCAGGCTTTTACACCGCTGCTTTCAACAGCGGCGATTTATCTCGTCATCGTTGTTGGTCTAAGTGCTCTGCTTACCAAATTTGAAAGGAGGCTGCGCAGAAGTGATTACCGTTAA
- a CDS encoding IS256 family transposase codes for MTQGKNNTDLTELLLKCMAEPDPMLSMLEWLCAQLMEAEVSGLVGAEKNAHNPSRSDYRCGYRPRRLDTRVGTMYLMVPKLRSHGYIPFFVTERKRSEAALVQVIQEAFVQGVSTRKMEKLAHSLGIENLSRSQVSEMTKGLNEQVQEFRNRSLTDTRYPVIWTDALYEKVRMDGRVVSMAVMVVCGVNEQGHRDILAVEPMLDESKESYSQLFQSLLDRGLKTPLLVVSDANKGLIAAIRESFPGASWQRCKVHFMRNILAHIPQKEKESFAVQLKEIWLAPSVQLARQRAKQLSEQYGKRFPKAIELLEDGLEDSLAFYAFPELDARKISSTNMLERLNKEIRRRTNVVGIFPNKDSYLRLVTTYLMEYAEDWSVSRAYLNPKSIQTLLLSAA; via the coding sequence ATGACTCAAGGAAAGAATAACACAGATCTTACGGAATTGCTACTGAAATGTATGGCGGAGCCCGACCCGATGCTCAGTATGCTGGAATGGCTCTGCGCTCAACTGATGGAGGCGGAGGTTTCCGGCCTTGTGGGGGCGGAAAAGAATGCGCACAATCCGTCTCGAAGTGACTACCGCTGCGGATATCGTCCCCGGAGGCTGGATACTCGCGTAGGGACGATGTATCTCATGGTGCCAAAGCTGCGCAGCCATGGATATATCCCGTTCTTTGTCACTGAACGCAAACGCAGCGAGGCGGCGCTGGTACAGGTTATTCAGGAGGCATTCGTGCAGGGCGTGTCCACACGGAAGATGGAAAAGTTGGCTCACAGTCTGGGGATAGAGAACCTCTCCCGCAGTCAGGTCAGTGAGATGACAAAAGGGCTCAATGAACAGGTACAGGAATTTCGCAACCGTTCTCTGACGGATACTCGTTATCCTGTCATTTGGACGGATGCCCTGTACGAAAAAGTCCGTATGGATGGCCGTGTCGTCAGCATGGCGGTGATGGTTGTCTGCGGCGTCAACGAGCAAGGGCACAGGGACATTCTCGCCGTGGAGCCGATGCTGGACGAATCCAAAGAGAGCTATTCCCAGTTGTTTCAAAGTCTTTTGGATCGCGGCTTGAAAACACCGCTGCTGGTGGTTTCCGATGCGAACAAAGGGCTGATTGCCGCCATCCGAGAAAGTTTTCCCGGCGCATCCTGGCAACGCTGCAAAGTGCATTTCATGCGAAATATTCTGGCCCATATACCGCAGAAAGAAAAAGAATCCTTTGCGGTCCAACTGAAAGAAATCTGGCTGGCGCCTTCCGTCCAATTAGCGCGACAGCGCGCAAAACAGTTGTCGGAGCAATATGGGAAGCGGTTTCCCAAAGCAATCGAGCTTCTGGAAGACGGGCTGGAGGACTCACTGGCTTTCTATGCATTCCCCGAGCTTGATGCCCGTAAAATCTCATCGACCAATATGCTGGAACGGCTGAACAAGGAAATCCGGCGCAGAACCAACGTCGTCGGGATATTCCCAAACAAAGATTCCTATCTGCGGTTGGTTACAACATATCTCATGGAATACGCTGAAGACTGGTCCGTTTCCAGAGCATATTTGAATCCCAAATCGATTCAGACACTTCTGCTAAGCGCAGCTTAA
- a CDS encoding branched-chain amino acid aminotransferase gives MQEIRYELTKTPKKKPAPGDPLPFGTIFTDHMFMMDYTEGKGWHDPRIVPYAPLQLDPAAIVLHYAQESFEGMKAYRTKDGTIQLFRPEKNAARFRSTHERMCMPPVPEEDFVTAVKALVKVEKDWVPSQPGESLYIRPFCIATEPHLGVKASNTYYFIIICCPVAAYYPTGLNPVKIYVEDKYVRAAPGGTGYIKCGGNYAASLISQEIAESLGYSQTLWLDGVERKYVEEVGSMNCFFKIDGTIYTAPTVGTVLPGITRMSCIELLKKWGYKVSEERLAITDVMKAAREGKLEEVFGTGTAAVISPVGELRYEDEVAVINNGKIGEVTQRLYDTLTGIQWGLLPDDMGWTTKVC, from the coding sequence ATGCAGGAGATCAGGTATGAATTAACAAAAACGCCGAAAAAGAAACCTGCACCGGGAGATCCGCTGCCGTTCGGTACCATCTTTACCGACCACATGTTTATGATGGATTACACCGAAGGCAAAGGGTGGCACGATCCTCGAATCGTACCGTATGCACCGCTGCAGCTTGACCCGGCGGCAATCGTTCTGCATTATGCGCAGGAATCGTTTGAAGGCATGAAGGCTTATCGTACCAAGGACGGTACCATTCAACTGTTCCGTCCGGAAAAGAATGCTGCTCGATTCAGATCGACACATGAGCGCATGTGCATGCCCCCTGTTCCGGAAGAAGACTTTGTTACAGCTGTCAAGGCTCTTGTAAAAGTGGAAAAAGACTGGGTCCCCTCCCAGCCGGGCGAATCGCTTTACATTCGTCCGTTTTGCATCGCAACGGAACCGCACCTTGGCGTGAAAGCTTCCAATACATATTATTTCATCATAATTTGCTGTCCGGTTGCGGCATACTATCCCACCGGATTGAATCCGGTCAAGATTTATGTCGAAGATAAATATGTACGCGCAGCACCCGGCGGAACCGGATACATTAAGTGCGGCGGCAACTACGCTGCATCCTTGATTTCACAGGAAATTGCCGAATCCTTGGGTTATAGCCAGACTCTCTGGCTCGACGGCGTAGAGCGCAAATACGTTGAGGAAGTTGGTTCTATGAACTGCTTCTTCAAAATTGACGGAACGATTTACACAGCGCCAACGGTCGGCACCGTACTTCCAGGCATTACCCGTATGTCTTGCATTGAACTCCTGAAAAAATGGGGCTATAAAGTCTCGGAAGAACGTCTGGCAATTACCGATGTCATGAAAGCTGCCAGAGAAGGAAAACTGGAAGAAGTTTTCGGAACCGGAACCGCTGCTGTCATTTCACCGGTCGGCGAACTTCGCTATGAAGATGAAGTTGCTGTCATCAATAACGGTAAGATCGGCGAAGTTACTCAGAGGCTTTATGATACTCTTACAGGCATTCAGTGGGGCCTTCTGCCGGATGATATGGGCTGGACTACAAAAGTCTGCTGA
- a CDS encoding basic amino acid ABC transporter substrate-binding protein, which yields MKNLKKVAAICLAAAMLVPFAACSKKGNKIVMSTNAQFQPFEYYSGKEIVGIDVEIAKKIAAKVGKELEIRDVEFDSLPNELSSGKCDFVAAGMTVTEDRKKNMDFSDTYFDATQSIIVLKNSSIKSRTDLNGKTVGVQQGTTGDTYCTDEEKTSDIHVKTVKRYNKGSDAISDLIAGRLDAVVIDDFPAQKFVENNSDKIVKLDDALTVEHYAIAVKKGNTDLLNTINSVLAEMKSSGELDKLIEENKAALENS from the coding sequence ATGAAAAATCTTAAAAAAGTCGCAGCCATTTGCCTCGCGGCGGCAATGCTCGTTCCGTTTGCCGCATGTTCCAAAAAAGGTAACAAAATAGTCATGTCAACGAATGCGCAGTTCCAGCCGTTTGAGTATTATTCTGGAAAAGAAATCGTCGGAATTGATGTTGAGATTGCGAAGAAAATTGCTGCAAAAGTCGGTAAGGAACTCGAAATTCGTGACGTTGAATTCGATTCTTTGCCCAATGAGCTTTCTTCCGGCAAATGCGATTTTGTTGCAGCAGGTATGACCGTCACGGAGGACCGGAAAAAGAACATGGATTTCTCCGACACATATTTCGATGCAACACAGTCGATTATTGTTTTGAAAAACAGCTCCATCAAGAGCCGTACAGATCTGAACGGTAAGACGGTCGGTGTGCAGCAGGGAACAACGGGTGATACGTACTGCACTGACGAGGAGAAAACGTCGGATATTCACGTGAAAACCGTAAAGCGTTACAACAAAGGCAGCGATGCCATTTCGGACCTGATTGCTGGAAGACTCGACGCGGTTGTTATTGACGATTTCCCGGCACAGAAATTTGTTGAGAATAACTCCGACAAGATCGTTAAACTCGATGACGCTCTCACTGTCGAACATTACGCAATTGCCGTCAAGAAAGGCAATACAGATCTGCTCAACACGATTAACAGTGTTCTGGCAGAAATGAAGTCCAGTGGAGAACTGGATAAACTCATTGAGGAAAATAAAGCTGCATTAGAAAATAGCTAA
- a CDS encoding MBL fold metallo-hydrolase: MARFCPLFSGSTGNSYYIGSATDGILIDAGRSAKQILEMLKACDIDPAKIRAIFVTHEHSDHVSGLRVLASRLKIPVYASSGTLNALQKMGCVNDKIESFVIPKTGIEAAGMKISPFPIPHDSAECSGYRIDLPDGRKIALSTDLGYLSEEVRRSLEGSDLVVLESNHDVRMLENGPYPYVLKRRILSKTGHLSNDDCAAELEYLVRNGSTRFVLAHLSRENNTPELAFQTSLCSLRMSGMKQGIDFELYVAPIANTETRTIVF; the protein is encoded by the coding sequence ATGGCCAGATTTTGTCCGCTTTTCAGTGGAAGCACTGGAAACAGTTATTACATAGGCTCGGCAACTGACGGAATTCTGATTGATGCCGGCCGTTCTGCAAAACAAATATTAGAAATGCTCAAAGCCTGTGACATTGACCCCGCTAAAATTAGGGCAATTTTTGTTACACATGAGCATTCCGACCATGTGTCAGGACTGCGTGTTTTAGCCTCGCGCTTAAAAATCCCCGTTTACGCTTCGTCAGGCACGCTAAATGCGCTCCAAAAAATGGGCTGCGTGAACGACAAAATCGAGTCCTTTGTAATTCCAAAAACAGGGATTGAAGCAGCTGGGATGAAGATTTCTCCGTTTCCGATTCCTCATGACAGTGCAGAATGTTCCGGCTACCGCATTGATTTACCGGATGGCAGAAAAATAGCTCTGTCCACAGACTTGGGCTATCTTTCGGAGGAGGTTCGGCGTTCTCTGGAGGGCTCAGACCTTGTTGTGCTCGAATCGAATCATGATGTAAGAATGTTGGAAAACGGACCATATCCGTATGTTTTGAAACGCCGGATTCTATCGAAAACCGGACATCTTTCCAATGACGACTGCGCTGCCGAACTGGAATATCTTGTTCGCAATGGTTCAACGCGTTTTGTACTCGCCCACTTAAGCCGGGAGAATAACACACCAGAACTTGCCTTCCAGACTTCGCTTTGTTCTCTGCGCATGTCCGGAATGAAGCAGGGAATCGACTTTGAACTGTATGTAGCTCCGATTGCAAATACGGAGACCCGTACGATTGTTTTTTGA
- a CDS encoding zinc dependent phospholipase C family protein, with protein MGMPALICHYLHALRVLKAYVQSGKAPVDQDAFLWGAQGPDFLYTSFTLPKERNLSLRNTGLLMHKENPLPLFHSINEYTIQHPDDLAARSYWLGFLCHYSLDRTCHPFIHAQIEEFRSHYPGAKDSFLHAKIETSLDVILLRYESEMLPTEFNLKKAYPNNPLVKQSIASLYVYVLQNVYQLKYSEKEIIRVERDCRFVTALQNDRTGLKTQFFNYLERKRGKYLLSCFLRGVMEDDDFDFANILSSPWRDPTNSSREHTESFFELFESAIDESVTFLKRIDQNTNLAELFGNNPFL; from the coding sequence ATGGGGATGCCTGCCTTAATATGCCATTACCTGCATGCTCTGCGAGTTTTGAAAGCTTATGTTCAAAGTGGAAAAGCCCCCGTAGATCAAGATGCTTTTCTGTGGGGAGCACAGGGGCCTGATTTTCTGTATACTTCATTTACACTGCCCAAGGAGCGAAATCTCAGCCTTAGAAATACAGGTTTGCTTATGCATAAAGAGAATCCGCTTCCGCTTTTTCATTCGATAAATGAGTACACGATTCAGCATCCCGATGACCTTGCTGCGCGTTCCTATTGGCTTGGTTTCCTGTGTCACTACAGTCTTGATCGAACTTGCCACCCCTTTATTCATGCGCAGATAGAGGAATTCAGGAGCCATTATCCGGGAGCGAAGGATTCTTTTCTACACGCGAAGATTGAAACATCCCTCGATGTTATTTTGCTGCGATATGAATCCGAAATGCTTCCAACTGAATTCAATCTAAAAAAGGCTTATCCCAACAATCCGCTCGTAAAGCAAAGCATCGCATCCCTATATGTTTATGTTTTGCAGAACGTATATCAATTAAAATACTCTGAAAAGGAAATCATTCGCGTGGAAAGGGACTGCCGCTTTGTCACCGCATTACAAAATGATCGAACCGGCTTAAAGACACAATTTTTCAATTACCTTGAACGAAAGCGCGGAAAATACCTGCTTTCCTGCTTTCTGCGCGGCGTCATGGAAGATGATGATTTCGACTTTGCAAACATTCTTTCTTCACCATGGAGAGATCCGACAAACAGTTCCAGAGAGCATACGGAAAGTTTCTTTGAGCTTTTTGAATCAGCCATAGATGAAAGCGTAACATTTCTAAAAAGAATTGACCAAAACACCAACCTTGCCGAATTGTTCGGAAACAATCCATTTTTATAA
- a CDS encoding peptidoglycan DD-metalloendopeptidase family protein, giving the protein MLLVSSIRYWKNQEFNLTLSNQGKTIGTIRDEKVFEQASELVNQRMIHGSSQSDASIQFMPAFKLTSDKSGLKSTQAVCDLLIKQSNDIIDEASGLYVDGDLIGAVKSSADLRYMLQNYLNEAKGNDKDATAKFVKNVEVINGLYPISSIISTDKMQAYINGKSSAGTTYTVKEGDTLTFIAAANNMSISDLRKLNPNITESIHPGDLIQLKVAVPTLEVEVIKTISYEGTLPYSTETKKDDSKYSDYVKVLQEGVDGKQYCVDRVHYINGIEVSRESVKRTVTKQPISKIVLTGTKKRPVNEKGVASGKFMWPVPSLHMITSTFGSRWGAFHKGIDISGSGAYGKVIVAADGGVVTLAGWNDGYGKCVIINHGNGKKTLYGHCSSLLVSAGQAVSRGQAIARVGSTGDSIGPHLHFEVIVGGSHVNPRNYVS; this is encoded by the coding sequence TTGCTTCTTGTTTCTTCGATTCGCTATTGGAAAAATCAAGAATTTAACCTCACACTTTCTAACCAAGGCAAAACAATTGGGACCATTCGGGATGAGAAAGTCTTTGAACAAGCGAGTGAACTTGTCAATCAACGCATGATTCATGGCTCATCACAAAGTGATGCGAGCATCCAGTTTATGCCGGCTTTCAAGCTGACAAGTGATAAATCCGGGCTAAAGAGCACGCAAGCGGTCTGCGATTTACTCATAAAGCAGAGTAATGACATCATTGATGAAGCCAGTGGCCTCTATGTTGACGGCGATTTAATTGGAGCTGTAAAAAGTTCTGCCGACCTTCGTTATATGCTTCAAAATTATCTTAACGAAGCAAAGGGGAACGATAAAGACGCGACTGCCAAATTTGTCAAGAATGTGGAAGTAATCAACGGCTTGTACCCGATTTCTTCCATTATCTCAACGGACAAGATGCAGGCTTACATTAACGGAAAATCAAGTGCCGGCACCACCTATACGGTGAAAGAAGGCGATACACTGACTTTCATCGCCGCCGCAAACAACATGTCAATCAGTGATCTTCGCAAGCTGAACCCGAATATCACTGAGTCGATTCATCCGGGAGACTTGATACAACTGAAAGTAGCTGTCCCGACGCTTGAAGTGGAAGTTATCAAAACGATATCCTACGAAGGCACGCTCCCTTATTCAACTGAAACCAAGAAAGACGATTCAAAATACAGCGATTATGTAAAAGTATTGCAAGAAGGGGTAGATGGTAAGCAATACTGTGTCGATCGCGTACATTATATAAACGGGATAGAGGTTTCACGAGAATCCGTGAAGAGGACAGTAACAAAACAGCCAATCAGCAAAATCGTGCTCACTGGAACGAAAAAGCGGCCGGTCAATGAAAAAGGCGTCGCTAGCGGAAAATTCATGTGGCCTGTACCTTCTCTTCACATGATTACTTCTACGTTTGGGTCGCGCTGGGGAGCGTTCCATAAAGGAATCGACATTTCCGGCTCGGGTGCCTACGGAAAAGTGATCGTTGCCGCTGATGGCGGGGTTGTTACACTTGCAGGTTGGAACGACGGATATGGCAAATGCGTAATCATTAACCACGGAAACGGGAAAAAGACGCTGTATGGTCATTGCAGTTCTCTGCTTGTATCGGCCGGCCAAGCCGTGTCAAGAGGACAGGCAATTGCCCGCGTCGGAAGTACCGGAGACTCCATCGGTCCGCATCTCCACTTTGAGGTTATTGTCGGAGGTTCCCATGTCAATCCACGAAATTATGTTTCGTAG
- a CDS encoding RluA family pseudouridine synthase, translated as MTLKSFLRNYVGLSVRQTAKLKREQNGITRNGIKITAPELLHAGDCIQLRFPDDEKIPEPVPHPISVVFEDDDLLIVEKPAFMPMYPCPGHDSDSLANAVAFHQLAMGEKYAFRPVYRLDRDTTGLVLIAKNPFAAEKLAGNIRKTYFAIIEGVLNGSGVIDRPIDRMPGHAIQRAVMPNGISAVTRWRAIQSLNGCTLIAVRLKTGRTHQIRVHFSSIGHPLAGDDMYGGSMDKIYRQALHCGEIRFRHPITGKAMRFCSQLPEDMLSCIKI; from the coding sequence ATAACTCTGAAAAGTTTTCTCAGAAACTATGTCGGCCTCTCAGTCCGCCAAACTGCCAAACTGAAAAGAGAACAGAATGGCATTACAAGAAACGGAATAAAAATAACGGCTCCGGAACTGCTGCATGCAGGAGATTGTATTCAGTTGCGTTTCCCTGACGATGAAAAGATTCCGGAACCGGTTCCTCATCCAATTTCAGTAGTATTTGAAGATGACGACCTTCTGATTGTAGAGAAACCCGCTTTCATGCCAATGTACCCATGCCCAGGCCACGACTCCGACAGTTTGGCAAATGCCGTGGCGTTTCATCAATTGGCAATGGGAGAAAAATACGCATTTCGCCCGGTCTATCGGCTCGATCGAGATACAACTGGCTTAGTGTTGATTGCAAAGAATCCCTTTGCGGCTGAAAAGCTTGCCGGCAATATCCGCAAAACTTACTTTGCTATCATTGAAGGGGTTCTTAACGGAAGCGGAGTCATTGACCGGCCAATTGACCGCATGCCGGGGCATGCTATACAACGCGCCGTTATGCCTAACGGGATTTCCGCTGTTACGCGCTGGCGTGCGATTCAGTCGCTGAATGGTTGCACCCTTATTGCGGTAAGATTAAAAACAGGAAGGACCCACCAAATACGGGTACACTTTTCTTCCATTGGACATCCGCTTGCAGGCGATGATATGTACGGCGGGAGCATGGATAAAATATACCGGCAGGCTCTGCATTGCGGGGAAATTCGTTTTCGCCATCCAATTACAGGCAAAGCGATGCGCTTTTGCTCGCAGCTTCCCGAGGATATGCTTTCATGCATAAAAATTTGA
- a CDS encoding amino acid ABC transporter ATP-binding protein, which translates to MITVKNLHKSFHTLNGDVDVLKGINQEIQQGEKVVVIGPSGSGKSTFLRCLNLLEKPTEGEIWFEGKQINSPDCDIDKLRQKIGMVFQHFNLFPHLTVRQNITLAPVTLGLKTKEEADAQAIELLKRIGLEEKADSYPGQLSGGQKQRIAIVRSLAMEPDVMLFDEPTSALDPEMVGEVLAVMKELANEGMTMVVVTHEMAFAREVATRVLFMDDGQIVEEAPPEEFFNHPKSPRLQDFLAKVL; encoded by the coding sequence GTGATTACCGTTAAAAATCTTCACAAAAGTTTTCATACGCTGAATGGTGATGTTGATGTCTTGAAGGGAATCAATCAGGAAATTCAGCAGGGAGAAAAAGTGGTTGTCATTGGGCCTTCCGGTTCCGGAAAAAGCACCTTTCTGCGCTGCCTGAATCTTCTTGAAAAACCAACGGAAGGGGAAATCTGGTTTGAAGGCAAACAGATCAATTCTCCTGATTGTGACATTGATAAATTGCGTCAGAAAATCGGCATGGTATTCCAGCATTTCAACTTGTTTCCGCATTTAACAGTAAGACAGAACATTACGCTTGCTCCTGTAACTTTAGGTTTGAAAACAAAAGAAGAGGCTGACGCACAGGCTATTGAGTTGCTGAAGCGTATTGGCCTTGAGGAGAAAGCAGATTCCTACCCGGGACAGCTTTCTGGCGGCCAGAAGCAGCGTATCGCAATTGTGCGTTCTCTTGCGATGGAACCGGATGTTATGCTGTTTGATGAGCCTACCAGTGCTCTCGACCCTGAGATGGTCGGTGAAGTGCTCGCTGTTATGAAGGAGCTTGCCAACGAGGGAATGACAATGGTAGTGGTTACTCACGAAATGGCCTTCGCCCGCGAAGTTGCAACGCGTGTCCTTTTTATGGATGACGGACAGATTGTAGAAGAAGCTCCTCCGGAAGAATTTTTCAATCATCCCAAAAGTCCACGTCTGCAGGACTTTTTGGCAAAGGTACTTTAA